DNA sequence from the Alkalilimnicola ehrlichii MLHE-1 genome:
AGAGCCAGGGTGCCGGTGGGGGTGCCACGGCCTCCGCGCCAGCCAAGGAGGCAGGGGAGGCGGCAAAGCCGTCCCAGGAGCCGGCCGAGACCTACGCCGCTGACAGCCAGCGCGAGGCCGCGGCGCCGGAGAGCTACAAGGCGAACGCCTACCTGCTCACCGACTCCCGTCCGCCCCAGGCACCGCCGCCCATCGACCGCGAGGCCCATCGCCGCGCCCACGCCAGCCCGGCGGTCCGCCGCTTCGCCCGTGAGCTGGGCGTGGATCTGGGCCAGTTGCAGGGCAGGGGCTCGGGCCGCAAGGGGCGCATCCTCAAGGAGGACGTCCAGGCCTACGTCAAGCAGGCCCTGGCGGGGGGCGGAGCGGCCGCGGCACCGGCCGGGCAGGCCGGTGGCGCCGGCATCCCGCCCATCCCCGAGGTGGACTTCAGCAAGTTCGGCGAGGTGGAGCGCCAGCCGCTCTCGCGCATCCAGAAGCTCTCCGGGCCGCACCTGCAGCGCTCCTGGCTCAATGTGCCCCACGTCACCCAGTTTGACGAGGCGGACATCACCGAACTGGAGGCCTTCCGCAAGTCGATGAAGACCGAGGCGGAAAAGGCCGGGGTCAAGCTGACCCCGCTGGCCTTCATGGTGAAGGCCTCCGCGGCGGCGCTGCGGGCCTTCCCGCGCTTCAACAGCAGCCTGGCGCCGGCCGGTGATGAGCTGATCCTCAAGAAGTACGTGAACATTGGCGTGGCGGTGGATACCCCCAATGGCCTGGTGGTACCGGTGATCCGCGATGCCGACCGGAAGAGCGTCTACCAGATCGCCGAGGACCTGGGCACGCTCTCTGCCAAGGCGCGTGACGGCAAGCTGGGGCCGTCGGACATGCAGGGCGGTTGCTTCACCATTTCCAGCCTGGGCGGCATCGGCGGTACCGCCTTCACGCCCATCGTCAATGCGCCCGAGGTGGCCATCCTCGGGGTCTCCCGCTCGTCCATGAAGCCGGTCTGGAACGGCAGCGAGTTCGAGCCGCGGTTGATGCTGCCACTGTCGCTGTCCTACGACCACCGGGTGATTGACGGCGCCGCCGGCGCCCGGTTCACCGCCTGGCTGGCTCAGGCCCTGGGCGACATTCGCCGGCTGTTGCTGTAACCGACGGGGGATACCCGAGATGGCAGATTTGGTAGAAGTGAAGGTTCCGGACATCGGCGACTTCGACGCGGTGGACGTCATCGAGGTGCTGGTCAGCCCGGGTGACGAGATCGAGGTGGAGCAGTCGCTGATCACCCTGGAGTCGGACAAGGCCTCAATGGAGGTGCCTTCGAGCCACGCGGGCGTGGTCAAGGAGGTCAAGGTCAAGGTGGGCGACAAGGTCTCCGAGGGGGATGTGGTCTGCACCCTCGAGGCGGCTGAAGCCACGGCCGGGGGCGAGGCCCCCGCCACCGGCGGCGGCAGGGCGGAAAAGCCCGCCGAGCCGGAACCGCCGGCCGCGGCCACCAGGCCCGCCCCGGCGGCCGCCCCGCAGGGGGATGCCCCGGTGGACGCCGACTGCGACGTGCTGGTACTGGGCGCCGGCCCGGGCGGCTACACCGCCGCCTTCCGGGCGGCGGACCTGGGCCTGAAGACGGTGCTGGTGGAGCGCTACCCGACCCTGGGGGGCGTTTGCCTGAACGTGGGCTGCATTCCCTCCAAGGCTTTGCTGCACGCGGCCAAGGTGATCGACGAGGCGGAGCAGTTCGCTGACCACGGCATCACCTTCGGTAAGCCCAAGATCGACATCCGCAAGCTGGCCGACTGGAAATCCAGCGTGGTCAAGAAGTTGACCGGCGGACTGGCCGGTCTGGCCAAACAGCGCAAGGTGGAGGTGGTGACCGGCAAGGGGGCCTTCAAGGACGCCTACCACCTGGAGGTGGACGGTAAGGAGGGCAAGCGCACCATCAGTTTTCGGCACTGCATCATCGCCGCCGGCTCCCGGCCGGTGGTCCCGCCCCCGCTGGCGGTGGACGACCCCCGGGTTATGGACTCCACCGGCGCGCTGGAGCTGGAGGAGGTGCCGGAGCGGCTGCTGGTGGTCGGCGGTGGCATCATCGGCCTGGAGATGGCCTGTGTGTACGACGCGTTGGGCAGCAAGGTGACGGTGGTGGAGCTGGCGGACCGGCTGATGCCGGGCGCGGACGCCGATTTGGTGAAGGTGCTGCGCAAGCGCATCGATAAGCGCTATGACGCCATCCACCTGAACACCCTGGTCAAGGAGCTGAAGCCCAACAAGAAGAGCATCACGGTGAAGTTCGAGGGCAAGGACGCGCCGGAGAGCGACCGGTTCGACCGGGTGCTGCTGTCGGTGGGGCGCCGGCCGAACACCGACC
Encoded proteins:
- the aceF gene encoding dihydrolipoyllysine-residue acetyltransferase, which codes for MADVKEVRVPDIGDFAEVDVIEVLVAPGDRIEKEQSLITLESDKASMEVPSSEAGVVKEVKIKVGDKVSEGDVVVLVEAEEGGDSPAEAPTGSDAGASAPAAGGSDAPAAGGGEAVQVKVPDIGDFAEVDVIEVLVSPGDTVEQEQSLITLESDKASMEVPSSHAGVVKEVKVKVGDKVSEGDTVAVLESQGAGGGATASAPAKEAGEAAKPSQEPAETYAADSQREAAAPESYKANAYLLTDSRPPQAPPPIDREAHRRAHASPAVRRFARELGVDLGQLQGRGSGRKGRILKEDVQAYVKQALAGGGAAAAPAGQAGGAGIPPIPEVDFSKFGEVERQPLSRIQKLSGPHLQRSWLNVPHVTQFDEADITELEAFRKSMKTEAEKAGVKLTPLAFMVKASAAALRAFPRFNSSLAPAGDELILKKYVNIGVAVDTPNGLVVPVIRDADRKSVYQIAEDLGTLSAKARDGKLGPSDMQGGCFTISSLGGIGGTAFTPIVNAPEVAILGVSRSSMKPVWNGSEFEPRLMLPLSLSYDHRVIDGAAGARFTAWLAQALGDIRRLLL
- the lpdA gene encoding dihydrolipoyl dehydrogenase, producing the protein MADLVEVKVPDIGDFDAVDVIEVLVSPGDEIEVEQSLITLESDKASMEVPSSHAGVVKEVKVKVGDKVSEGDVVCTLEAAEATAGGEAPATGGGRAEKPAEPEPPAAATRPAPAAAPQGDAPVDADCDVLVLGAGPGGYTAAFRAADLGLKTVLVERYPTLGGVCLNVGCIPSKALLHAAKVIDEAEQFADHGITFGKPKIDIRKLADWKSSVVKKLTGGLAGLAKQRKVEVVTGKGAFKDAYHLEVDGKEGKRTISFRHCIIAAGSRPVVPPPLAVDDPRVMDSTGALELEEVPERLLVVGGGIIGLEMACVYDALGSKVTVVELADRLMPGADADLVKVLRKRIDKRYDAIHLNTLVKELKPNKKSITVKFEGKDAPESDRFDRVLLSVGRRPNTDLIGLEATGLKPNDQGYIDVDEYMRTGVSHIHAIGDIVGQPMLAHKASHEGKVAAEVIAGEKSAWDARAIPSVAYTDPEVAWVGITEEEAKAQGIAYEKGAFPWAANGRSLSLNYQDGISKLLFDEQSGQLIGAGIVGPNAGDLIAEAALALEMGAEAADIGLTVHPHPTLSETVAMAAEAAEGTLTDLYIPKKKK